The DNA region GCAGGTCGTCATCTCGGTGCTCGCCGGTTACGCTTTGGCACGCAAGAAGTTCCGGTTCATGACCTTCGTGCTGGTCGCGATCCTGGCGACGCTGATGCTGCCGGAGGAGATCCTCGCGATCCCGCTGTCGCTGATCCTGTCGGATCTGCCGGTGGTGCATCTCAATCTGATCGGCAGCCTGGCCGGGATGATCGTGCCGCTGGGCGCGTGGGCCTTCTCGATCCTGGTGATGACCGAGTTCATGAAGGACGTCCCCCGCGAACTCGAAGAGGCCGCGCGCATCGACGGGGCAGGCGACCTGCGGATCTTCGCGCAGATCATCCTCCCGATGTGCAAGCCCGCGCTCGGCGTGATCGGCGTCTTCGGCTTCACGATGATCTGGGACCAGTACCTGCTGCCGTTGCTGGTGTCGACCGACGCTTCGACCTACACCCTGCCGCTGGCCCTGCGGACATTGCGGATCGACACGAACGTCACGCCCGGCGTGATCATGGCCGCGTCGCTGCTGGCGCTGCTCCCCTCGGTCGCCGCGTTCCTGTTCTTCCAGCGTTCGTTCGTCCGCGGCCTGGCCTCGGGCGCGCTCAAGGGCTGACCCACCACACCAAGGAGCGAAGTGAGTTCCACCGCCTGGTTCACCCACGACCGGTTCGGGATGTTCGTCCATTGGGGACTGTATTCCCTTGCCGCCCGGCACGAATGGGTCCAGAACCGCGAAAAGCTGACCGACGAGCAGTACCGGGTGTACTTCGACCATTTCGAGCCGGACAAGTACGAACCGCGGTCCTGGGCGCGGGCCGCGAAGGCCGCGGGCATGACCTACGTCGTGCTGACCACCAAGCACCACGACGGTTTCTGCCTGTGGGACAGCGATCTCACCGACTTCAAGGTGACGAACACGCCGTATGGCAAGGATCTGCTCGGCCCGTTCGTCGACGCCTGCCGCGAGGAAGGCTTGAAGGTCGGCTTCTACCACTCGCTGATCGACTGGCACCACCCGGCTTTCCCCGTCGACGGCACCCATCCCCGCCGTGACGACGCGGAGTACATCGCGGCGCACCAGTACGCCGACATCGCCGAGTACCAGCTCTATCTCCACGGTCAGGTGCGCGAACTGCTCACCCGCTTCGGCACGATCGACTACCTGTTCTTCGACTTCTCCTACAAGGGCCGCAAGGAATGGTGGGGCGGCAAGGGACCGGACGACTGGGACTCCCCCGGCCTGCTCGAGCTGGTCCGCGAACTGCAGCCCGGCATCCTGGTCAACGATCGCACCGGGATCCCCGGCGACTTCATCACCCCGGAGCAGTATCAGCCGTCCGGTCCGATGGCCCGCGACGGTGTCCCCGTGGTGTGGGAGGCGTGCCAGACCCTCAACGGCAGCTGGGGTTACGACCGCGACAACCTCGACTACAAGAGCCCGGAACTGCTGATCCGGATGCTGGTCGACGGCGTGTCCAAGGACGGCAACCTGCTGCTCAACGTCGGCCCGAACGGCCGGGGCGAGATCGACCCCCGCGCGCACGAAGTCCTCGCCGAGATCGGCCGCTGGATGGACCGGCACGAACGCTCCATCCGCGGCTGCGGGCCCAGCGAGTTCACCGCGCCCGCCGACGGCCGCTACACCCAGCGCGGCGACCGGCTGTACCTGCACCTGTTCAGCTGGCCGATGAACCACGTCCACCTGCCCGGGCTCGCCGGGCGGGTGCGTTACGCCCAGTTGCTCGACGACGCCTCGGAAATCCGGCAGGTGCACACGGATCCCGGGCAGACCGCGCAGAACACCCAGATGGGCGGGCAGCCGGAAGGCACGCTCACCCTCAAACTCCCCATCCGGAAACCGGACACCCCGGTCCCGGTGATCGAACTGTTCCTGAGCACGAAGAGCCCCGCCGCCGAAACCCTCCCCACCGATTGAGCACGGAGGCATCATGGATCGCAGAAGGTTCCTCAGCGGCGCCACCCTCGGCGCCGCGCTGATCACCGTCCCCTGGGTCACCGCGGGCACGGCGTCGGCCACACCGAACGGGTTGTGCGCCCTGAACGTCAGTTCGCTGACCGAGCTGCAGAACGCGATCAACAAGGCGGGCCCCGGTGCCGTCATCACCGTGAACAACGGCACCTACACCGTGCCCACGGGCAAGCCGATCAGCATCAAGGGCAGGCGCGGCACGAAGGACCAGCCGATCACCATCGTCGCCCAGTCCCGCGGCGGGGTGACGTTCAACGGTGAGCAGAGCTTCGTCTTCGACGACTCCACCGGCGTCACGATCAGCGGGTTCAAGTTCCGTCAGAGCACCACGCTGGAGATCCCGGCGAACTGCTCGCGGATCCGGCTGACCCGCAACGATCTCCAGTTCGCCGACCTCCCCGACCTGCACTGGGTGATGGTCCGCGCCGACAACAGCAAGATCGACCGCAACCACTTCCACCACAAGACGACCCTCGGCGTCATGCTCTGCATCGAGGGCGCCGACGAAGACAAGATGGCGGCGGACGTCGAGGTCTTCCGGAACTACTTCTCCGACCACACCTTCCCCGGTGACAACGGCGGCGAGCCGATCCGGCTCGGCGTCAGCCCGCGCGCGCTGAGCACCGCCGGCGCCAAGATCGAGTTCAACCTGTTCGAACGCGCGAACGGCGACCCGGAGGCGATCTCGATCAAGTCGTCGGGCAACTTCATCCGCAACAACACCATCCGGAACAGCCTGGGCGGCATCGTGCTGCGCCACGGGAACAAGTCCGTCGTCGAATCCAACTTCATCCTCGGCGGCAAGGAGGGCATCCGGATCTACGGCAACGACCACAAGATCCTCAACAACTACGTCGCCGGGGTGTCCGGCACCGCGCTGGTCGTCGGCAGCGGCTCCGTCCGGGACCACTTCCCGGGTGAATCGAAGGAATCGCGGCGCGGCAACGACGCGGCGGACCGCGTGCTCATCGCGCACAACACGCTGCTGAACAACGGCGGCACGCTTTCCGGCGAGACCAAACGGACGATCGAACCGCGCGACTGCACGATCTCCGACAACATCCTCGTCGGGAGCAACGGCGACCTGGTCACGATGAGCACCACGGGCAACTTCACCTGGTCCGGCAACATCCTGTGGGGTTCGGGCGGGGACGGCAACATCCCCGCGGGCACCTTCCGCCGGGTCGACCCGAAGCTCGTGCAGGGCGGCGACGGGGTCTCGCGGCTCGCCGCGGGCAGCCCCGCGATCGACGCGGCGACCCTGTCGGCCGCGCCGGTCACGCTGGACATCGACGGTCAGGCCCGCGGCAGCCTGCGTGACGTCGGCGCCGACGAGTACTCGACGGCCGCCATCGCCAACCGGCCGCTCACCACCGCGGACGTCGGCCCCGCCGCTCCGTAGCCGGGCGGTCGCCATCAGAGCCGGGCTCACGCCGGTGTCAGCCCACACCGGCGTGAGCCCACCGCACCACCGAGGAGGAAGCATGGCGCAGCGTGCCGCGGGTTCGGCCACCCTGGCCGATGTCGCCCGCGAGGCCGGAGTGTCCCTCGCGACGGCGTCGAGGGCGCTCAACGGCGGGACCAGACAGGTCAGCGGGACGCTGCGCGAATCGGTGCTGCGGGCCGCGGAACGCTTGCAGTACACGGCGAACGTACCCGCGCAGGCGATGGCCCGGGGTCGCGGCAACGTCGTCGGGCTGCTGGTGCACGACATCGTCGACCCGTACTTCTCCTCGATCGCGTCCGGCGTGATGCGCGTGGCCGCCCGGCACGGGCTGACGGTCACCATCGCGAGCACGGAGAACCATCCGGAGAAGGAACTCGAGTACGTCACGACCTTGCGCGGGCAACGGGCGCGGGCGGTCATCCTCGCCGGTTCGCGTACCGAAGGCGATGCCCTGCAACGAAACCTGACCAAGGAGCTCAAGGCGTTCGAGGCCGCCGACGGCCAGGTCGTGGTGATCGGGCAGCGGAAGCTCCCCTTCGACACGGTCATGCTGGAAAACCGCGCGGGGCGGCTGATCTGGCCGAACAGCTCGCCCTGCTCGGACACCGCGACTTCCTCGTCCTCGCCGGGCCGCTCGGCCTGATGACTTCACGAGATCGTGTCCTCGGCTTCCGTGACGGCCTCGCCCGGCAAGGTATTCAGCTGCCCGAGAACCACGTGCTGCGCGCGGAGTTCACCCGTGACGGTGGCTACGCGGCGATGGTGCGAGCGATCGAGAACGGCTTCCGCGGCTGCGTTTTCGCGGTCAACGACGTGATGGCCGTCGGCGCGATGGCCGCCTGCCGCGACCGTGGTCTGCTGGTCCCCACGCAGATCGCGATCGCGGGATTCGACGACATTATTACCTTGCGCGACATAAGGCCTTCGCTGTCGACTGTGCGTGTGCCGATCGAGCGTATGGGCGAGCGGGCGATCGACTTCATCCTCGACACCCGCGCCGACGACCCTCGTGTCCTGGCGATCACCGGCGAGGTCGTGCTGCGGGAAAGCACTCAACCGTTGGAGGGAAAATGATCCGCCCGGGACTGTGTTCGGTGACGCTGCGGCGGCTGGACGCCGACGAAGTCGCCCGTCGCGCCGAGAAGGCCGGACTTCAGGTGGTCGAATGGGGCGCCGACGTCCATGTGCGCCCGGGTGACGACTGGGCGGCCGAGCGCGCGTTCGAGGCCATGGCACGGCACGGGCTCACCTGCGACTCCTACGGCTCCTACTTCCGCGCGACCCCGATGGAGGCCGGGAAGTTCGGCGAGATCGCCGCCACCGCGGTCCGCCTCGGTGCCTCGCGGATCCGGGTGTGGGCGGGGAAAGCGGGCTCCGAGGACGTCGACTCGTACGAACGCGAGCAGATCGTCGCCGGTCTCCGCGAGGCCGCCGACGTCGCCAACGAGCACGGCCTCGAAGTCGCGCTGGAGTTCCACGGCGGAACGCTGACCGACACCGCCGAATCCACCGTGCGGCTGCTCGAAGAGGTGGGCCGCGACAATCTCGGCACCTACTGGCAACCGCCGCAGGACCTGCCGGACGAGCAGGCGCTGGCGGGGCTCGAGCTGGTCCTCGACCAGGTGCGCGCGGTGCACGTGTTCTCGTGGTGGCCCAGCAACGAACGGCGTCCGCTGACCTTCCGGGCCGAGCTCTGGACCCGCGCGTTCGGCCTGCTCGCCAAGGCGGGGCGACCGCTCGACGCGCTGCTGGAGTTCGTCCCGGACAACGACCCCGACCTGATCCCCGGCGAGGCGGACTCGCTGCGGAAGCTGATCGAGGCGGGCGCGTGAGGTTCACCGAAGCCGACCGCCTGCTGTTCGCCGGCGACTCCATCACCGATTCCAGCCGCGACCGCACCGATCCCGCGTCGCTCGGCAAGGGCTACGTGCGGCAGATCGCGGACCTCCTCGGCGACGGGCCGGAGGTGGTCAACCGCGGGATCAACGGCAACCGGATCTACGACCTCGAAGCCCGCTGGGCCGCCGACGTCCTCGCGGCGGATCCCACGGTGCTGACGGTGAAGATCGGCATCAACGACACGTGGCGGACGTTCGACCGCGGCCTGTCGAGTCCGATCGGAAAGTTCCGCGACGCCTACTCCCGGCTGCTGGCCGGCGCGCGGGAGCACCTCCCGGCCGAGCTGTACGTGATCACGCCGTTCCTGCTGCCGGTGGAGCCGGAGCAGCAGGACTGGGTCGCCGATCTGGCGCCCCGCATCGAAACCGCGATCGACGTGGCGACCGAGTTCGGCGCGCGGCTGATCCGCGCGGATCTGTTCATGCCGCGCGCGGCGGAAGAGCACGGGGCGGCGACGCTGGCGCCGGACGGCGTCCACCCCAGTCCGCTGGGACACCGGCTGCTCGCCGAAGCCTGGCTCGCGGCGGCCGGGGCGCCGGTCGGAGAGGTTCCGCTCCGCTAGCGGATACAGTTGCGTCCGTGAACCGGGATGCCGTCATTGCCGGACG from Amycolatopsis sp. EV170708-02-1 includes:
- a CDS encoding alpha-L-fucosidase is translated as MSSTAWFTHDRFGMFVHWGLYSLAARHEWVQNREKLTDEQYRVYFDHFEPDKYEPRSWARAAKAAGMTYVVLTTKHHDGFCLWDSDLTDFKVTNTPYGKDLLGPFVDACREEGLKVGFYHSLIDWHHPAFPVDGTHPRRDDAEYIAAHQYADIAEYQLYLHGQVRELLTRFGTIDYLFFDFSYKGRKEWWGGKGPDDWDSPGLLELVRELQPGILVNDRTGIPGDFITPEQYQPSGPMARDGVPVVWEACQTLNGSWGYDRDNLDYKSPELLIRMLVDGVSKDGNLLLNVGPNGRGEIDPRAHEVLAEIGRWMDRHERSIRGCGPSEFTAPADGRYTQRGDRLYLHLFSWPMNHVHLPGLAGRVRYAQLLDDASEIRQVHTDPGQTAQNTQMGGQPEGTLTLKLPIRKPDTPVPVIELFLSTKSPAAETLPTD
- a CDS encoding polysaccharide lyase 6 family protein; its protein translation is MDRRRFLSGATLGAALITVPWVTAGTASATPNGLCALNVSSLTELQNAINKAGPGAVITVNNGTYTVPTGKPISIKGRRGTKDQPITIVAQSRGGVTFNGEQSFVFDDSTGVTISGFKFRQSTTLEIPANCSRIRLTRNDLQFADLPDLHWVMVRADNSKIDRNHFHHKTTLGVMLCIEGADEDKMAADVEVFRNYFSDHTFPGDNGGEPIRLGVSPRALSTAGAKIEFNLFERANGDPEAISIKSSGNFIRNNTIRNSLGGIVLRHGNKSVVESNFILGGKEGIRIYGNDHKILNNYVAGVSGTALVVGSGSVRDHFPGESKESRRGNDAADRVLIAHNTLLNNGGTLSGETKRTIEPRDCTISDNILVGSNGDLVTMSTTGNFTWSGNILWGSGGDGNIPAGTFRRVDPKLVQGGDGVSRLAAGSPAIDAATLSAAPVTLDIDGQARGSLRDVGADEYSTAAIANRPLTTADVGPAAP
- a CDS encoding sugar phosphate isomerase/epimerase; the protein is MIRPGLCSVTLRRLDADEVARRAEKAGLQVVEWGADVHVRPGDDWAAERAFEAMARHGLTCDSYGSYFRATPMEAGKFGEIAATAVRLGASRIRVWAGKAGSEDVDSYEREQIVAGLREAADVANEHGLEVALEFHGGTLTDTAESTVRLLEEVGRDNLGTYWQPPQDLPDEQALAGLELVLDQVRAVHVFSWWPSNERRPLTFRAELWTRAFGLLAKAGRPLDALLEFVPDNDPDLIPGEADSLRKLIEAGA
- a CDS encoding GDSL-type esterase/lipase family protein, which encodes MRFTEADRLLFAGDSITDSSRDRTDPASLGKGYVRQIADLLGDGPEVVNRGINGNRIYDLEARWAADVLAADPTVLTVKIGINDTWRTFDRGLSSPIGKFRDAYSRLLAGAREHLPAELYVITPFLLPVEPEQQDWVADLAPRIETAIDVATEFGARLIRADLFMPRAAEEHGAATLAPDGVHPSPLGHRLLAEAWLAAAGAPVGEVPLR
- a CDS encoding carbohydrate ABC transporter permease, coding for MTAANDSALGLDAVKSPAGRILKFVLYALLLLVFAGPLLALLVSAFNDVSDPTALSVVPSSPTLDNFGIAFDLGVGMYLLNSFLVVGFGLLLQVVISVLAGYALARKKFRFMTFVLVAILATLMLPEEILAIPLSLILSDLPVVHLNLIGSLAGMIVPLGAWAFSILVMTEFMKDVPRELEEAARIDGAGDLRIFAQIILPMCKPALGVIGVFGFTMIWDQYLLPLLVSTDASTYTLPLALRTLRIDTNVTPGVIMAASLLALLPSVAAFLFFQRSFVRGLASGALKG